AAGATACCCGCTGACCTTCGTCAAGAGTCTTGAATCCGTCACCCTGGATGGCACTATAATGGACGAAAACGTCCCTTCCGTCGTCGCTGGTGAGAAATCCGTAGCCCTTTGT
This window of the Aminivibrio sp. genome carries:
- a CDS encoding cold-shock protein; the encoded protein is MTTQGTVKWFNATKGYGFLTSDDGRDVFVHYSAIQGDGFKTLDEGQRVSFQITQGSKGDQAADVVKI